The Cryptococcus neoformans var. grubii H99 chromosome 4, complete sequence genome contains the following window.
GCTTCAAGCGACTTTTCCGATCGCTGTTCTTGGACAAAACCGACTGCGCAGCGTCAGCGCGAAAACTCGTGGAGACAGTGCTGCTTACCAGTCAAGACGATGCCGACGGCGACGACCACACAGGCGGCATCGTCAAACTGTCCCATGAGCGCACTGACGACGCTGCTTCCAAGCAGCAAGAGGATCAACGGGTTCTCGTACACTTGCTTGGCAAACTTGATGTACAGCGGGTCTGAGGGGGGGACCTCGAATTCGTTGGGCCCGTAGCGAGCGAGGAGGGGGGCGACGGCAGAGTTGGCGAGGCCGTCGGTGGGATGTGTGGCAAAGATCTGCAGTGTTTCCTGGACGGCGTGTCAGCTCCTGTGCTTGCAAGCGACTGACGGCGGATGCACCAACCTGGACGGATTTGTGCGCATACACGGCGCTGGGCGTCTCTCGCTGCCGTCTCTCGGTCGCCAGccgcttctcctcctcctccatccgcAGCTCCTCGTAGTCCTTTTTGCCCAGGAGCCGCCTCCCCGCGGCCATGACCGTTTCGAACAGCCCTTCGTCGCGGTGGGCGAATTCGCGCCGCTCGCGGGGGCTTCCGGTGAGCGGATGCTGGCCCCTGCTGTACGGCGAGGCGACGTGCGGGCTCGAGTCTCTGCGCCTGGATGGATGGGGGAAGTGGGGGAAGACGTCGGTGGAGACGTGCCGCCTGAGGGTGGTGGAGTACGCGTAGCCGCCGTTGCTGGGGGCGGCGTCGATGGCGTTGGTGGGGGGGGCGTCGATCCTGCCCGGCTTGTCGACGAGGCCGCCCATGGTGGGGTCGTGgctccccccccccccgcTGTACGGCCCCCGGGCGACGGGGGTCGAGCCGTTCGGGGCGGCGCGGTATGAGGACGCCGAGGTGGAGGCCGTGGCgggcggcgggggcggggcGGGGGACGACGTGCGACCGGGGGGGGGAGAGCGCCGTCGTGAGGCCGAGGGGGCGCGTGAGCGGGGGTCCATGCTGGGTGCTGCCGCGCAGAGTGACTCGCAGGAACACGCAGGAAATATGATCGAGTACAAGTCCATGTCAGTCGCAAGTCCCCCGCGACCCTCCGCCATTACTCAGCCACACGCCACGTCCATCGATACATACAGAGAATATGTTGCATGAAAGACTAGAGTGACAAAAATGCATCCGTACTGTATTCTAGACCCACTAAAcctctcctccgcctcgTCGAGCACGCTCATTGCGCCTTCTTTTCACCTTGAGCAAGGAGCCTCAAcctctcgtcctccttcAATTTCTTCGCCTCTTGGGCTCGGCGCTTCTCTCGTCTCTCCCTTCCGCGAGTCACGAATTCAACAGGCTCAAGGTCCGCAAACAATCCCTTGCAGATCTTCTCAATGGCCCAACAGAGGACAAAGTCGAGTACcatggagatggtgagcTTGAACCGGAACTAGAAAAAAGTCAACATGCCATGTCAGCAATCTTTGTCTTGTTTAAAAGCAGCCTTTCCAGCCACTTACCGAAGTAGTCATCTCGACCAACTGCAACCATCGGTTCAACTCGGGCACAAAGTCAGTCGCGCCACAATAGGCAACCGCACTGACACCGAGCAAACCGTAATACAAGGGGGGATTCTCCCGGATACCCTCTCGGAAGGGACGACCTTGGAAGTTGAGGACAAAAGTGGAGACTTGCTGAGAAAGACCGAGGAGGTAGATGGCAGTGTTGAGCAGAGTGGGCTCAAACTTTTTTTCGAGATCAATCTCTCCACGGCTAAAAAAGAGTACTATAAGCACTAATACAATATTCATGATACTCACTCTTCAAGCGACTTGGAAAGACCAGTGATGTAGACCAAAGCTACAATATGGATGGCAAACTGAAGCAAGACAGAAAGCAAGACGTAAAGGTTAAAGATGTTACCCAACGGTCTCTCCTTGGACAGCTTTTCAACAGGCTAATCAAATTGTTTAGTCTCCTTGCCCATTTTATAACGTGAGCgttgaaaagaaaaaacaaCATACCTTGGCCCTAGAGATACACAAGAAACAAACACTCATCAACATACCGGTGATAGTCACCTGGTAATCACCAAACTTGATGCCGTCAAGATACTGAACAGACAAGGAGTAGGCAGTGATAAGGCAGTTGAGGGCTAGAATCTTGTACATCTGGATGGTCGCGACAAGAGTGCATCGACCTTGGCGGATGATATTGGAGACTTGACATCTTGTTTTAGCAAGCAGCGCcaaataataataataataactTACTAGCAGAGACGTTGGACAATTTAGAAGTAAAAGGCGCAGCACAAGAGGCATCACCCAATTTGATCTGCGGCACGTCTTGGTCCTCATCCAGCTCGGAAAGCTTGGAAGTGATGGTCGCCATGTCAAACTTTTCCAACGGGTTAGTCTTCTTGGCTCCCTCGTGCGCCTTGGCGACTTGTTGCTGCGTCTTAACAAGCTCGGGATACGCCTCCCGCAGAAcaggaggcggaggcggaggaggctGGTTGAATCGGGCAGAGATGCGGACCTGTTGCTCATACACCTTTTTCATTCGCTCAAGCTTCTGGTGCTCggcaatcttcttcaaatcctcGGGAGAACCGTCAAGCAGGGCGACACCAATGTGAGCAGCTTTCAGAGCACCGACGTCGTTCGTACCGTCACCAGCCATAAGCGTAATGTAGCCAAGCGATCGAAGAGTCGTGATGATGAACTCTTTCTGAGCAGGCGATACTCGAGCGTAAACAAAAGTGTGCTTGATGAGATCGGTGACGGAAGGAAGGGCGTCGTACTGCTTGAGCGCGGCACCCGTAATACAGATATCGTAATTCTTGAACAAGGATTGGTCAAACGGCTCAGAAGAGTTGACAGGGATAACGTTGGTCTCATCGACGTTTCGCCACACAAGCTCTATTCCGGTTCTGAGCAACAGTTTTCCACGAATTCAAGAAATGACTCACCGTTGGAAGTAGTGCCTTCCTTCAAGTCCAAGATCATAACCTCACGGTCAACAATCTCTACATCCCTAGCGACGTGAACAGCAGTCAAGGGGTTGTCACCAGTAATCATGACACACTGACAGACACTGTTAGTCAAAAACTCGTCTTGCACAATTTCTCAATCTACGTACTCGATGCGAAGAGTCGTTGAGCATCTTGAGAGTTTCAACGGCATCAGGTTTGAGAGGACAgtggaagacgaggaaacCAGCAAAATTGAGCTTGCACTCCACGTGATCTCGATGGATCTGGTTAATCTAAGCGAAAACATGTCAGCTGTGTAACGTTTGACTTTGAGAGgcgccaaaaaaaaaaagaaaaaaagaaaacacgTTACCTTGTCCGCCTGAACGTCCATGTACTTGACACCCAAAGCCAAAACCCTACTTCCTCGTCGAGTGTACCACCTGTAGGTCTCTTCGTACCACTCGGGAACCTGTACATACATGCTCTTTAAAGTCTCGGGCGCACCCTTGACAGCGGCAACCCACTTTTTGCCCTGGGTGTCAGACAcggaagagatggtggaCATTCGCTTGAGAGCGGAAGAAAATTGGTATCGACGTCGAATATGGATCTGGGCCTTGTAAGGAGATTCCTTGGAGATGGGAGAGATTTGGTCGCCTATCGTTGCAATCAGTTGCGATCAGATAAACGCtcagggaaaaaaaaaagaaaaaagaggtAAGAATCGGGCTCGGCAGGAGACATACCTTTGGATAACTTCCAGTCCAAAGCGGCCAAAGTAGTCTTCTCCATGGGATCACCGACGATAGTACCATCATCAAGCAAGACGAGAGCGTGGGCAGCAGCCAGGGCAAGAGTAGTTTCTTTATTGCTTTCAGTAACAGGGTGAAGGGCCTTGGGATCGGTAGAGCTGCTTTCACGTCAGCGACAAAGCACGCGGAGATGGATTTCTGGCTCACTTTACACCAGCGATACCTTCGACGACAAGATCTTCACCAGTAATGGTACCGGTCTTGTCGAAACAGCAGACATCCACACGTCCAGCCCATGGGATACGGAAAGGCTCGGTACAGAAGATCGCTATGTTTAGAATTTAGCAAGGTAAGAGGAATGAATTTTGCAGAAAAATCACACTTACCAAACTTTTGAAGGGCCACGAGAGACGCGTTGACAGCCAACGAAAGTTCCATAGGCAACTCGGGAGGGACGACActggtgatgatgagtaCACAGTCAAGCAACAATTTGCCCTTGGCCATGCCCCTCTCGAGTCCCTTGATCCAGACGTACGCGGAAGCTGCaatggcgaagatgagcaagaagccgatgaaaaggaaggccTCAAAGGTATTGGCGGAGACACGCTCAGTGGAAAAGATCATGGTCCGAACAAGTTGACCTTGGGTGGTGCCGAAACCGGTACGGAGAACGACAGCGAGACAACCGCCATCAGGAGCTAAACAGAAATGTTTTTTAGTTTGGGTTGTGTTATGTCGGATACTTATCCAGGACTTACTGGTAATACCGCCCTCACCAGCCTTCTCGACCTGTAAAGCCTTGGTACCAGAGAACAAGACGTTGT
Protein-coding sequences here:
- a CDS encoding cation-transporting ATPase 13A1, with translation MNAKISYTTAGSLESASRIRVIPKKGRGKGEIVPLDRKTAPGATEPTYSFNYQRDTYVYNRSDNVFTPIPYPCDSSPPLSVFQTSRGILTHPAAKPKPTAPEAGLPNLEALKATYGLNECHIPIPKFTELFAEHAVAPFFVFQMFCVALWCLDEYWYYSLFTAFMLVVFECTVVFQRVKTLQEFRTMSITPYNVQTFRDGKWVSVISSELVPGDLVSILRTNPDSGIPCDLLLLRGTCIVNEAMLSGESTPLLKESIELREGTDRLDMNGADRNNVLFSGTKALQVEKAGEGGITTPDGGCLAVVLRTGFGTTQGQLVRTMIFSTERVSANTFEAFLFIGFLLIFAIAASAYVWIKGLERGMAKGKLLLDCVLIITSVVPPELPMELSLAVNASLVALQKFAIFCTEPFRIPWAGRVDVCCFDKTGTITGEDLVVEGIAGVNSTDPKALHPVTESNKETTLALAAAHALVLLDDGTIVGDPMEKTTLAALDWKLSKGDQISPISKESPYKAQIHIRRRYQFSSALKRMSTISSVSDTQGKKWVAAVKGAPETLKSMYVQVPEWYEETYRWYTRRGSRVLALGVKYMDVQADKINQIHRDHVECKLNFAGFLVFHCPLKPDAVETLKMLNDSSHRCVMITGDNPLTAVHVARDVEIVDREVMILDLKEGTTSNELVWRNVDETNVIPVNSSEPFDQSLFKNYDICITGAALKQYDALPSVTDLIKHTFVYARVSPAQKEFIITTLRSLGYITLMAGDGTNDVGALKAAHIGVALLDGSPEDLKKIAEHQKLERMKKVYEQQVRISARFNQPPPPPPPVLREAYPELVKTQQQVAKAHEGAKKTNPLEKFDMATITSKLSELDEDQDVPQIKLGDASCAAPFTSKLSNVSAISNIIRQGRCTLVATIQMYKILALNCLITAYSLSVQYLDGIKFGDYQVTITGMLMSVCFLCISRAKPVEKLSKERPLGNIFNLYVLLSVLLQFAIHIVALVYITGLSKSLEDRGEIDLEKKFEPTLLNTAIYLLGLSQQVSTFVLNFQGRPFREGIRENPPLYYGLLGVSAVAYCGATDFVPELNRWLQLVEMTTSFRFKLTISMVLDFVLCWAIEKICKGLFADLEPVEFVTRGRERREKRRAQEAKKLKEDERLRLLAQGEKKAQ